tttgtaaaataataaaatttgttGATAATAGGAAGAAATTATATTTCATAAAACTGAGAACTTaagaaaatctttcttttttttatcatacACATTCGACCAATTCAACATAACCCATCCTTTGTGACAAAAAGATTTACCTTTTACACTAtcttctctccacctcagatagaTTAGGTATGTGTGTTGAAGCTTTTAGCTAAGACTGACATTAGTTCATTtgagttaaataaataaataagaaaataatatatcTGATAAGTTGATAATTTTAGTTATATTTCATTGGATAGATAAAGACAGTCCTGAAGAAACTTATATAAGTTGAATTTAGATTTAAagagataaatataaaaatcagtGGAGGGTTTATGCATTTAATAGTTAATTTCACAAAATATGATTAAGCCTTGTTAGTCAAATTAGAATTTTAGATACAAGGATAACTGGATCCGACCCGCTTAGTAATCGGGTTGAACCAAACCATCATGAGGTCATGATCCGTTGCTCAACTCTGTCGGACTCAAATGCCCTTGTGATCGCATGTCAATCCGACCCGatccatccccaccgtcatagacGGTTGATGATGGGCTGCTCCCCTTCAAAGTGGTGGCCCGCATCACATCGGACGGATGCAAATAACCAAATATGGAATCGTCGGCGAGGGGCTGAACACGGGGAGAGACTATCGAGGGGTGGGGCTGTCGCCGCAGTGATCATCGAGCGCCGGAAGTGCTTGAATCGCGGGGTATCTATATTCTTTCTCCGAGTGAAACTTCAGATCTCTCTTCCTGGATTTgtgccttggcttcttgaatcCTCAATCGTTCAGCCCAGGGGGAATCACTTGTCGATAGATAGTTGACGATTCAGGAAAAAGAAGGAATCTTAGTGTTTCTTGGTACAATTTTCGCGTTGTTCAACCAGAAACTCTAGAATTTTCCCATACTGGTGTAGAGATTTGTGAATCACGGAATTTGGGAACAAAACAAGAGTTTTTGTTCTTTTGGTTCAGTTCGTATTGGAATTCTAGTATTCGGTTACGCCAACCCAGTTATTGGAATTATAGCTTTCTGTTCCATTGAAATTTAATCGTATTTATCCGATTCTAATACGTGATCATCTCAAATATACTATTTGTTTTTAGCTTTAATATTATTGATCTTCTAAAAGCAAGACAGTATTGCTGTGTCAACACAATGCATCTGTTTTCCATTTAATATCTTTGTTTTATTCAGAAATGGACAGGTTATTTAATTCTTTACCTCGGTAGTTGAGACATTAGGTGATTCCCTGTTGTCTTATTGTATTGGTTGGTGACATGTTATGCATTTGGGGCGCTTGTATTATACTAATTTTATTAGTATTTGTTACAAGTCAAGGTGATGCTTCAAATGGAAACAAAAGAGAAGAGGGAAGTATACAGCTGTGAGTTCAAATTGGTCAGTTAAATGAAATATCCTTTTCTTCAGTCATTTTCAGTTGCAAACAAATGCAGAAACTAATTGACTTCTAAGATTGCATTGTAGAGGGAGAATCCTCTGAAGAGAAAAGACAAAGTTTATGTTGGTTGTGGAGCAGGCTTTGGCGGGGATAGACCACTGGCAGCTCTCAAATTGCTTCAAACAGTCAAAGAACTTGATTATCTTGTGCTTGAATGTTTGGCAGAGAGGACACTTGCTGAACGCTATCAACATATGATGGCTGGGGGAAAAGGTTATGACTCTCGAAGTATGACGCTATCAACATATTAGCATCTTTCGGCAATTTATTCTAGAATTTGTTAAATCATTCAGGGATGTAATATGATATAAGCATTTTTTTATGCCAAAACATGGTTAACGTATATTTTACATGTCAGAAGTTTGACATCCGTTATCAGCAGCCGCTTTGTGAATGTCTTCTTACGTGTTTTCTTCATTTATAATGTGCTGCTACACATGATAATTTTCAGTATCAGATTGGATGTCTATGCTTCTACCTTTGGCTGTAGAAAGAGGAATTTGTCTAATTACTAATATGGGTGCAGGTAACAATCTTCTTGATCATCAGTCTGCAAGTTCTTTAATTAGTGTCTCTAATAATGTATCCCATTATGTCTGAAACAATCAATTGGAAGTGGATCCACTTGGTGCACAGCAAGAAGTTCTGGACATTGCAAGTAAACTTGGACTAAGTATTACTACTGCAGCCGTATATGAAGTTTGCCAGGAGAAATCAGGTTTGAGACTTTGATAGTTCTCTTAGTATTACTAGTTGGACAagatgatcatttttttaaacatgtaattaaatttgaaatgagccacGGGTTCTTTGTGTGGCTGGTTCCCCAGTTTGTATGCTCTGTATTTTAAGATAATGATCTTCAATCTGCTCATATATTTTTCAGGGCCTCATCTTTCGAAAAAAGGATATGGTCTGTGGGAAGGGGTAAGTTCCTGATAGCCTTGATATGAGATCATCATAGATTGTGGCTGAAATTACAATTGATTAGGGTATGATGGACTTAGTTATGCTTGCAATTTTCTTTAGCCATTGTTGTCAGTGCCAAGTATGTGTCATGACGTTGATCGGATGCCTCTATGGTGTTGATGTATTAGTGCAGCAGACGAGATGTATCATATTTGGATATTATCTTATAACATTGTTTCAGATTATCTTCTACATCTATTGTAATCCAATTTGTCAAGAAATGTTGTTCTTTAATTATGTTGTATGCATAGCctcatatctttaaatttgactTGTGAAGGGCATAAGTACATACTTAGGCGCTTCTCCAATTGTTCAGTGTTTGGAGAGGCACAAACCACACGTTGTCATTACTTCCAGGATTGCTGATGCTGCACTATTCTTAGCTCCAATGGTATAAATCGTTAATCTCATTGTTATGTTTGTTAATCCTTTTCTAATTTTGATAAATAGCTAGTAATTCACCTACTTGACTTTTACTATGGTGAATGTCATCCTGCTAGGTTAAATATTGTGTTATGATTAGCGGAGATGAATTTGGTTATTAATCCATTATTCTAGACCTCCAGAAATATCATGTTTTCTGTTGGCTGCTGATTTTGCTAATATAGTGTTCGTCACTTTTTAATCTTCAATATGATACTTTGCTGAAAAAGTATATCATATCATGCTCAAAATCTTTTATAGAATaaaatgatttaaatgatttgtgAGTTCCGTATTATCATTTAGATGGGGCAattttttcttttagattttgatgatctaGTCTGAACTTTTTGGTGCACTTATGTCATCATTTGATTTTTCTGGCTAGTAATTGCAACTTGATTTAATGAAATTAGCTATGAAAAGGATTGATATTCTTGAACATGTACTTCAACTAGACAGATGCTGGAAATGCAAGTAAAGAAGCTTAAATATAAATCATGACTGACATATACCTTGTTAACCAAATTAGCATGATCAAGCTAGAAATGAGAAAAGGAAGGTGGGGGAATGGGGGGTTGATTGGGTGGGTCAAGTTGCTGTACTACGGAAAAGAAACCACTCTTACATTGTAGTATCTGCTAACTATTCATTGATCAGCTCAAGGATCATTTCATCTAGAGATGTTGGTTTTATGTTAGATTTCATTTCTTCTTATGCATGCACGTATTAATTTCTAGGACTTTCCTCCTACAAGTATAACCCTGTAAACCTGCAATTTTTTTAACAAATAAGTTACATTAAATTGCAATAAGTGTGAGCACAAATCTATGAGTAGAGTAGCAAGGCAGATGCAAACAAGCAATATTTGAGTATTTGGATATTTGTTGTATGCCCTGtgcaataatttaattttatgattAGGTGTATGAACTGGGTTGGAACTGGAATGACTTCAGTCTGCTAGCACAAGGGACCCTAGCTGGCCATCTTTTAGAGTGTGGTTGTCAACTCACTGGTGGATATTTCATGCATCCAGGTATGCCCTATATAACAGCTTTCCTAACAAGTGGGTACAATAGATAGATGATCATGGTAAACCCAACTTTTCAATGTGtatgaaaatatattatcatgtcAATAATGTTAAGTGATAGTTTCTATGTATTATTCATGCAGGAGACAAGTATCGAAAATTTTCTTTGGAACAGCTTTTGAATTTGTCACTTCCTTATGCTGAGATTGGTTATAAAGGAGAAGTATGTGTAGCCAAGGCAGAAGGTAGCGGAGGACTTCTCGACAACAGTACATGTGCCCAGCAGCTTCTTTATGAGGTTGGAGATCCTAGTTCCTATATAACTCCTGATGTGGTAAGGATTTATGACGGTCCCCCCCACCCTCATTGTTAAAGTTACTGGCTCAAATATTAACTTAATGTCATAGAACAGGTTATAGATTTGAGAAATGTCTACTTCTGCCCATTATCGAATGATAAAGTTCTCTGCTATGGGGCAAAGCCTTCTAGTGTTCAATTTCCTGATAAGCTTCTGCAATTGGTTCCAGTGGTAAGTGATTCTTCAGTATAATTATATGAGATGTAGCTAATATGTTAATCTGATATGCTTGGTTTTCGCCTAGAGGCTATATGCTAGACGACATTAATTGATCTGTTTCAATTACTCTCTTATAGATATAACAAAGGTTCAAAAATCTGGTTGGACTAGTTTGTGTCAAATTATACCTACTGGTGCAACCAGGTTTGTGAAGTTTGGTCTGAAACTGATTTTTTGATCATTTTATATGTACAGCTGTTGACAATCAAGAGTCAAAACATTGTGAAATCTGTTGACTGTCAACAATTGTTAAATGTCAACAACGCTCCCCGTCTCCTCATATCCTCCTCCTCTATTCctcatcctctcctcctcttctcctccccctcccttctccttctctctcctcctcctcttctttctctcctttctCTTAGGTCTGTGCCTATTAATACACTGATATGCCTGGCTGGAATCGCTGGATCCATATGGGTCTTGGTTCAAAACTTGAAATCTTGACCACAACCTCTAGAATGACTTGCTAGGATTTCTGGGTTCAGCTTGATGAACCTCTATTCACCATGAAATTTTATGCAAGGTACCATAAGGGATCATTATTTTAGTATGCTAAGTCATATACTTAATCAGTTGTTTTTTCATACTCTTCattctttttttaaattaattcttgTCGACATTCTGCACAACATGAATGATTGAGACCATCTAAAATGTATATGAGGGGTAAATTGCACCACCACCACTTTAAAAGCATTGAAGAGAGACGAGTGAGATGAAGCCATCTCAAATATATGTGCTTTATTATTGCATTTAATATCTCTTAACATTATGGTGCTTGACTTCGCTTTTTGTTGCCACATTCTCACCTAGGTTAATGAAAGCATTTTATCATTAATAGCATTCTTGAAGGATACCATTGTTATGTGTCAATGTGTTCATTATTAGTATGCTTATAGcttgtttttaaaattatttttgaaaatgtaAAAGAATTATTAGTTTTTCAGGATTGTGGATGGAAAGGCTGGGGAGAGATATCGTATGGAGGATTTGGATGTATAAGACGCGCCGAGGCTGCAGAATATCTGGTCTGTTACTGAAGAATATGtataagtcttctagttcatgtTTCATTAACTGTTAGAAGGTTCTAAATAAAAATTGCAAGATCATAGAACAATCCAGAACCCAGGTCTGCTCAATCGCtgcaaaatatttatatttttttaattgcatgGTATTGCATATTGTTGTCGTCTAGAAACTTGACTATGCTGCCTATCTCATAATTCCGTATTAGGTTAGGTCATGGGTGGAAGAAGTATATCCAGGAATTGGAGATTGTATCAAATCATATATTGTTGGACATGATAGCCTGAAAGCAACTGCAACCCATGAGGGCAGTTTCTCCATGGAGCAAATGGATATTAGGCTTCGCATGGATGGTTTGTTCAAGTTGAAGGAGCATGCAGTTTGCTTACTTCAAGAGTTTACAGCTCTCTATACAAATGGGCCAGCTGCTGGTGGTGGTATTTGGTAAATTTAACTCATGAAAATTCTTCCTTTTTTGTTAACTGTTCTTTTGAAAAGACAACATGAATTAAATTTGATGGTTTCTTGACTttattatgatattatatatatcagTGTATAGGATATTGTAAATGGTATTCTTCTTAATTGGAATTGAATTGATGAGTTTGCACCTGTCATTGCTTAAAGCTTAATGTCTGAGTTGCTTTGTTTGAAATGCAGCACCGGGCACAAGAAGGAAATAGTTCTTCAGAAGCAACTGGTATGGTTCTCTATGTTTAAGGCACTGGTACAATATCTTATTTTGAATAGCTTCTGTATATTGGTAACAGTTAGGAAAAGGATTATGGTTTGTCACTAATACTGCTTATAGGTAACAATTTTTGTTTTTCAAAAGCATATAACCTCACACATTGTGGTTATTTGTAAATCAATCCTCCCTTAAAATCGACCCCTGAAGTTAAGATAATAAGTCAACTTGATGGATAAATATAAAAGGGTAATTATACGCTTAAATGTTTAACcatgattaagaaaaataagtcAACCTGATGTTTTATTCTTTGTGATGAGAATACTTAATAGCTAGGTCACGAGATGACAGACACGATTCATGGTGTTGATTAGGCAGTGATAAAATAAGGAAATGATTATACAGTGGAGGTAGGAGCACAAGGGAAAAGGTAGGTGTAAGTTACAACCTTcagtgaattttcttttatcagCCATGAACTTTGAAGTTTGAGGcactttttaaattctttttatCTGGGATATAAAAATGGATGAAGGTCTGATTTATAAATGACACATCATGCATGCAGTTGTATGTCCTCAAAGCAATATTCTCAATTTCCTGGCTAAATGTCTCTGTTTCCATAATGGCTTCAAACAGCATCGCTTGGTTGACAAGAATGAATGAGTTCTAGAGCATTTGTGATTCATTATGATTCCATTTAATAGTACTTTTCTAAACATTTTCTAGCTGATAATTGGAAACCTCCTATTCCAGGCACTGTTGGCTACTGTTAAATGCATAAGTAGTTGCAGCTGAGGATAAATTTTTAAGCCACACAATGGTGCAGAAGTTTTTTCTGTTAAAATATTTGATAGTACAAGAGATTTTCCCAGTAGAATTGCGTGTATAGATGTACGAACCTATATCTGTTGTTAAGGGTGAGTGGTGCATGCATGTGTAGCAAATATGTTTGTCTCCACCTATTTTTCAGTCCCTATCCCCACCTGCAACAACAGGCCCACATTGAACTGATTCTTTTCTCTCCAATCAGCAAGAACTAATCTCTTATTCAAAGTCTAATATTTTCTAGGAATCTTTTTCTACTGGTTTACTTGTGGATAAAGTGGaattcgatcttcttcttgaggCAATAATTTTGGTTTTAGAGTAACCACAATGCATCTCAAGGATTGTATTGTTGTCCAGGTTGAACGCGAAAACATTTTCTGGGGATTTGAAATAAAGAAATCAAAGCTTATAGATCCATCCAAGAAGGAAGCTATACATGATGGATCAGATCCTATCAACACTgtaagagaagaaaataaagtTCTGCTCATCTCAACCAGCACCTCTATCAGTGGTGCGATATCCTCAGCACTCACAGCTGCTGCTCCATCCAACAAGAAGATTCGTCTCTATCAAGTCGCCCATAGCAGGGCTGGGGACAAAGGAAATGACTTGAACTTCTCCATCATCCCTCATTGTCCGAAAGACATTAATAGGCTTAAACAAGTTATAACAAAAAGTTGGGTCAAAGATGTGGTTTCATCCCTCCTTGATTTCTCCTCCTTCCCCAGTGCTGAAGCTATTGAGCAGAGAAACAAGAAGATGGAGCAGGTGACAGTCGAAATTTATGAGGTCCCAGGCATCCACTCTCTCAATGTTGTCACACGGAATATTCTTGATGGTGGCGTTAACTGTTCCCGGAGGATAGACCGGCATGGCAAAACTATATCTGACCTCATCCTGTGTCAGGAAGTCATCTTGCCTCCGTTAACAACTGATGATGTATAGTTTTCATGTGTGCCTTGTTGAATCTGTATTCGCAAATGCTAGATTAAAGCAGACCCATATCATTCAATCTGAATCTATCCTTGGCATCAAATGGCAATTTGTGGAATGATAACTATGTGGACTTTGAAAGTAATTCTCATTTCTACTTCTTGCTGCATTCTTTTTTTCTTGAAGAGTTTTAAGTGAGGCAGAATGAAAGCCTTAATCTGGTGAAAAGAGACCTTCAAACTTAGTTGCTTCATTGCTGGATGGTTAATCAATGTGTGGTGTTCTTTTTCCTACTTGAATCCGAGTACATTCCTACTTGAATTGGAGTCCATGGGCATTGTAATGCATGAGTAGGAATCTCCCATTATCTTCAGATTATAGTTGAGCCCAGATATGAAATATGACAAAAGATGAACATTAAAGTTGCAAAAAGTTCATCTGAATGATACAATTGTTGGATGTATCAACAGAAACTAGAGATGAGTATATCTTGAGTTACGTAAAGTTCATCTCAATTACATTATTGTCACATCGATCAATATGAATCGAATGAGGCATCTTCTGTGGCGTTTTAGCTAGAATAATTTTTTTGCCTATACCTGAGATTTGTTGATTATTTCCTCGAAAATAGGATAAGTTTATTGAGATACTGTGTCACTTATACTCTCCATCATTGACAAGCATGCTAAGAATCTCATATCTGATTGCTAAAGACTGAATTCTCTGAATTAGCACGAGAAAGAATCATTTAATTGCTCTCTAAATCAATCTTGCATCCTGATTTGCTTCGTTGATGCTGTAATTAACAGACTGTTTCATGTTCCTCTTTGTAAGGACACATAATGCGATTTCCAATGGATTATTGCTTCAACATACTGGCCATGATGGATTACAACCATGACAGTAACTTATGCATTCATTATAATATAAGAAAGGGAAGTTAGAATGATGTCGAATCCATGCACATATCATATGTACGACGTACTTGCATCGGTGTTGAAAGTTTGGGCCACTGAACATTTGTCATCTTCCTTTGTTTTCTTAGTTTCCTTGGGAACATGAAATCATGTTCTAGAGAGGATCAGTTTTCTCGTCCCCAACTTAGATAAGATAAAACTAAGGTCAAAATCAGAGAAAGGCAGTGAGACTACCTCGTTATAAACTGAAAGGGCAGGAAACAAGTAGGTGAATCCATATTTAGCTTATAAGAAATATGTTGGTGAACCTCTAGGAAGGATTAATTAGTATTTCAGTTTTTGTActctaaaaaattatattaatattcctatagttataaaagtgaaacatctagattCATTTATCATAACGTTATTTATTTTACCAATAGAAACATGAAAACAAAAGACAAAGATGTAATCTTAATATTCCAATTGATGATAACGGATGACTACGTCATTGGGGGGCCATTCGATAATTGCGTCGACGTCGATGTAGATGCAGAGCGACCCCTAGTAATATCGTCATCCGTCATTATCAATTGaagtattaaaattatatttttatcttttattttcatattttcgttagtaaaactaatgacattaggataaatggatctagatgtttcactttcgtaattataaagatgttaatgtaattttttaaagtgtATACGTAAAGTTATTGAAGGTAGTTAATTATAAGAGATATAATATAAAACTAGAGGGGATATTAAGTTATTTACAAGATAAGCTAAGCATGCATTAATCTAAATATCTGCTTCCAGCGATTTGATGCAGAATTGAAGAGAAACTTTAGACCCGAAGACAAAATCAATTTCAATGTCTGATGACACTCCTGGAAAAGGCTACCACATCATAAGGCTTAATAAAGGAACAGAAACCTTTTTGACTAGCTAAGCTAGAGAGCAGAAGACTCATACATAGATCATCATCCAGAAAACAACAAAGTATGAACTGAAGAAATAAATTTAGACAGGACAAACTATTTTTGAAGTCTGATAGCAACATTTTGATAGTTACAGCATCATAAggcttaagagccttcttcttcttttccttgtttttgcatcTGATATTGAAGGCATTGAAACAGACGAGCATAATAATATAAATTGTTCACGAACTCGTCTTATAAGATTCATCGTACATAATAACATATATAGAAGGCATTGAAACAAATGTACAAAATCTATTATCTAATAAGATTCATCGTACCACGATATAATGTCCGATATGGACGATACATATTATCAATTAAGAGATTCGTATGGACATGCATACCGGTTTGTCGATATATCTCACCGATTGATTTTTGGGTATCAATTTGAGAGCTCGTTCTTCTCCAGATGACTACCTCACCGTAGGAACTAACCCATGTAAGTAGACCTCACCTGCCTATGATACTGATCGGCTTAAGCTcattccccctctctctctctctctctctctctctctctctctctcttaccttCCTCTTTCAATCTTTCTCATCTCCTGTGAGCACCAATTCTACCATGAGCTCCCAGAATTTTCTTCCACCACATGAGATATTGTTCCTCCTAATACTGTTAAGTGTTGGGCAGCTCACTGAGATCTACCATGGCAGAAGAATGGTCAACACAGAGGTGCAAAGACAGAGAGGTTTGCCCTCAGCACCATCCATGGCTTATTTTTCCCAGATACCACCTTCACAAGAGCATGATGATGATATCAACCCACATGAGATATTTTTCCCAGACACTTTTAACAGACATTGAACAAGCGGAAAAGCTTGAGAGCTTTACACATCTTGGTGAAGAATGTACTGCAGCAAATCAAACATTACCACTGCAAGAAATGATGCAAACATGAGAAATATCAACCTCAGCCCCTTGAGTTACAAGTCAAACATGCAATGAAGTGGAACTAGATTTTACCCTTTTAGGTCTGTTCATATCTGCAATATCTCAACTCACTGGATACTAAACTCTCCTTTAGTGTAGGTTCCTCCTCTCATCAAAATATTCTTCAGGTGAGTTCTTGCTGTGCCACTTTGCTGCAGAAGATTAAAGCACAGCATAGTACAACACTTCCTCAAGAAGGAACAGGGAAGAATACATTCTTAAATCTCTTTGTTTGGTTGCACTAAAAATGGACATTGGTCACAAGGGTTGCTCATCCGACCTTCTAATATTAATTAATATTGATAATATTGATAAGATCTGGATAATGGACCACCACTGTGGTTTCTgccacaaagaaagaaagaagagctgCTGATCCGCCAGAAAACAGCAGATGGATGATGCAGAAGACAGAAGCTGGGAAATTAGAGGAAATAATAGATGGAAATCATGGACTATTGGACTATGAGAACTCTTTCATTGAATAGTCATCTCATAGCATGTGTTTCTTCAACCTGTGTGCCAGCCACTGTTCACATTCAAAAATAATACTCCAAATAATTAAGGAGGTTTTATGTTTCTAGCATTTCAAAATCTGGAAATAGCATATTTACCGCTCCACCTATCCCCTCAAATTTTAGATTTTAATAGAAAATAGTCGAGCAGCCCTTCTCATCCCGACAACTCGTGGCTACGAAAGCGTTGATGTGAACGACGAAGGCCGGATCACCCCCAATGAgacaatgatgtgaaagtcattcGAGTTGGCTCTATCGACCTCCGTGGACAACAATCTAAGGGTAGCCGTTTGGGTCTGCACCCCCTCAGTGTTGTCCACAGGAAGCGGTTCAAGCCTACTTCCTTATGAAAAAAACATTAGAGGGAAGACGTTACAATCGTTATagggctatcaccttcttgggcaAAACGTTAGAGGAAAAGGCATTACTATTGTTACGAGTGATTCCTTCCATTGGACAAGTATAAAAATCAACCTTCGATACTAGCCTATCGGTCGGATCTTTCGGTAACTAACCTCTTACCTCTCATTTCActccaaaaaaattaatttaagtgACATAGGGGTAAGGTCGAGAAGCTCTCACCTAACACTAACCTTGGGTAAGAACTTAGTAAGGAGCCGAATCCCATCTCAATTTGACTTCAAGACCACCTCGAATCTTGATACTCCACCTGTCATCTCAAATCTATCTCGAACGCCTTAGTTCCCCCTCAATCGCTTCACAAGACACCTACACGAATCCACCTTGAATCCCCCTCGATCATACATTCCCCATAAtagtttttatattatattatattatattatatataaatatatgtatatttatatacatcttTTTTAATCTTTAGATCTTGGAAATAACACTCATGTTAATATCTATCCAATAAactcaaaataattaattaaaatttaatattcttaaattagtttttattattttgagaatattaacatattaattaataaaatacacctgtttaattaatttaaactttttaattttatttacttgATACACACGATACACCCAAGCTCTATAACATAATCAAAAGGAAATAAAGGTGATGCATCAGAGGAGAATTGGATTCATCAACCCCTTGAAAGGACTTTTAGATTTCCATTTGCATGCATGGATTACACCACAAAAATTACTTTTCGATGACAGCatgataaaaatatatacatatatttaataaATGTATTTAGAAAGAGTGTTCTTATGATAAGATTACTCGGATATTTTGGGCCATGAAAAGATCTCCATCTTTATTTAGGTTTCAAGGAACTTCACTGCAACCAAATAGTGGCTATTGGGCCCAATGAGGGCCCAAA
The DNA window shown above is from Musa acuminata AAA Group cultivar baxijiao chromosome BXJ2-4, Cavendish_Baxijiao_AAA, whole genome shotgun sequence and carries:
- the LOC135585889 gene encoding uncharacterized protein LOC135585889 isoform X5; translated protein: MLQMETKEKREVYSCEFKLRENPLKRKDKVYVGCGAGFGGDRPLAALKLLQTVKELDYLVLECLAERTLAERYQHMMAGGKGYDSRISDWMSMLLPLAVERGICLITNMGAVDPLGAQQEVLDIASKLGLSITTAAVYEVCQEKSGPHLSKKGYGLWEGGISTYLGASPIVQCLERHKPHVVITSRIADAALFLAPMVYELGWNWNDFSLLAQGTLAGHLLECGCQLTGGYFMHPGDKYRKFSLEQLLNLSLPYAEIGYKGEVCVAKAEGSGGLLDNSTCAQQLLYEVGDPSSYITPDVVIDLRNVYFCPLSNDKVLCYGAKPSSVQFPDKLLQLVPVDCGWKGWGEISYGGFGCIRRAEAAEYLVRSWVEEVYPGIGDCIKSYIVGHDSLKATATHEGSFSMEQMDIRLRMDGLFKLKEHAVCLLQEFTALYTNGPAAGGGICTGHKKEIVLQKQLVERENIFWGFEIKKSKLIDPSKKEAIHDGSDPINTVREENKVLLISTSTSISGAISSALTAAAPSNKKIRLYQVAHSRAGDKGNDLNFSIIPHCPKDINRLKQVITKSWVKDVVSSLLDFSSFPSAEAIEQRNKKMEQVTVEIYEVPGIHSLNVVTRNILDGGVNCSRRIDRHGKTISDLILCQEVILPPLTTDDV
- the LOC135585889 gene encoding uncharacterized protein LOC135585889 isoform X6 translates to MMAGGKGYDSRISDWMSMLLPLAVERGICLITNMGAVDPLGAQQEVLDIASKLGLSITTAAVYEVCQEKSGPHLSKKGYGLWEGGISTYLGASPIVQCLERHKPHVVITSRIADAALFLAPMVYELGWNWNDFSLLAQGTLAGHLLECGCQLTGGYFMHPGDKYRKFSLEQLLNLSLPYAEIGYKGEVCVAKAEGSGGLLDNSTCAQQLLYEVGDPSSYITPDVVIDLRNVYFCPLSNDKVLCYGAKPSSVQFPDKLLQLVPVDCGWKGWGEISYGGFGCIRRAEAAEYLVRSWVEEVYPGIGDCIKSYIVGHDSLKATATHEGSFSMEQMDIRLRMDGLFKLKEHAVCLLQEFTALYTNGPAAGGGICTGHKKEIVLQKQLVERENIFWGFEIKKSKLIDPSKKEAIHDGSDPINTVREENKVLLISTSTSISGAISSALTAAAPSNKKIRLYQVAHSRAGDKGNDLNFSIIPHCPKDINRLKQVITKSWVKDVVSSLLDFSSFPSAEAIEQRNKKMEQVTVEIYEVPGIHSLNVVTRNILDGGVNCSRRIDRHGKTISDLILCQEVILPPLTTDDV